From the Roseateles sp. XES5 genome, one window contains:
- the erpA gene encoding iron-sulfur cluster insertion protein ErpA, which produces MTDKSVTISDAAARRIAAILGSAPEKQALRVSVEGGGCSGFSYKFDLVEDQQDDDLVLQKDDATVLIDQLSLVYMDGSEIDFVDNLLGQSFQIKNPNAVASCGCGTSFSI; this is translated from the coding sequence ATGACCGACAAGTCCGTAACCATCTCCGACGCCGCCGCCCGACGCATCGCGGCGATCCTCGGCTCCGCCCCGGAAAAGCAGGCCCTTCGCGTCTCCGTCGAAGGCGGCGGCTGTTCCGGCTTTTCCTATAAGTTCGACCTCGTCGAAGACCAGCAGGACGACGACCTGGTGCTTCAGAAGGACGACGCCACCGTGCTGATCGACCAGCTCTCCCTCGTCTATATGGACGGATCGGAGATCGATTTCGTCGACAACCTGCTTGGCCAGTCCTTCCAGATCAAGAACCCGAACGCCGTCGCAAGCTGCGGCTGCGGCACCAGCTTCTCGATCTGA
- the xth gene encoding exodeoxyribonuclease III has product MPIKIATWNINGVRARIDNLVAWLKESNPDIVGLQEIKTVDESFPRAEIEALGYHVETHGQKGFNGVALLSKIRPDEVNRGLPGDEGDEQSRFIEGVFSVEGGVVRFCSLYLPNGNPADDPVKYPYKLSWMDRLIAFAEDRLALEEPLILAGDYNVIPEPHDCWDVKVWERDALYLPATRQTFRRLENLGLTDAVRASSDATPLYTFWDYQGGCWPKNFGIRIDHLMLSAEASDRLVSTAVEKHVRNWEKPSDHVPVVAVLDYAAA; this is encoded by the coding sequence ATGCCGATCAAGATTGCCACCTGGAACATCAACGGCGTGCGGGCGCGCATCGACAATCTCGTCGCCTGGCTGAAGGAATCCAATCCCGATATCGTCGGCCTGCAGGAAATCAAGACCGTCGACGAGAGCTTTCCGCGCGCCGAGATCGAGGCGCTCGGCTATCACGTCGAGACGCATGGCCAGAAGGGCTTCAACGGCGTCGCCCTGCTCTCCAAGATCAGGCCGGACGAGGTGAACCGCGGCCTACCCGGCGACGAGGGCGACGAGCAGTCGCGTTTCATCGAGGGCGTCTTTTCCGTCGAGGGCGGCGTCGTCCGCTTCTGCTCGCTGTACCTGCCCAACGGCAACCCCGCCGACGACCCGGTGAAATATCCCTACAAGCTGTCCTGGATGGACCGGCTCATCGCCTTTGCCGAGGATCGCCTCGCGCTGGAAGAGCCGCTGATCCTTGCCGGCGACTACAATGTCATTCCTGAGCCGCACGACTGCTGGGACGTCAAGGTCTGGGAACGGGACGCGCTCTACCTGCCCGCCACGCGCCAGACCTTCCGCCGTCTCGAGAACCTCGGCCTGACCGATGCCGTGCGCGCCTCGAGCGATGCGACGCCGCTCTATACGTTCTGGGATTACCAGGGGGGCTGCTGGCCGAAGAACTTCGGCATCCGCATCGACCATCTCATGCTGTCCGCCGAAGCCTCGGACCGCCTCGTCTCGACGGCGGTGGAAAAGCACGTGCGCAACTGGGAAAAGCCCTCGGACCACGTGCCGGTCGTCGCGGTGCTGGATTACGCCGCGGCATAG